A window from Halomicrobium urmianum encodes these proteins:
- a CDS encoding ABC transporter ATP-binding protein, whose translation MAAIEVRDLTKRYGDVVANDGLSFSVEAGEVFGFLGPNGAGKTTCIRTLLGFQSPTAGTATVLGADVRDAEALRQARADVGYLPARPSFDEDVTGEAFLDYQTALKGDQRRSELLELFDPPLERTIRGYSSGNAQMLAIVQAFMHDPDLVILDEPTSGLDPLKQERFHEFVRRERDDGVTVFFSSHVLGEVRRVCDRVGIIRGGSLAALEDVDSLLRRGGKRVRVRTADSLDAAALDLPGVVDLERVGQRAQFTFTGDYNDLLDHLAAFDVVDLDVEEPPLEDVFMHFYGERAADGATEDGAVGRERTEGRDGERSAGGPPAEGGDV comes from the coding sequence ATGGCCGCCATCGAGGTGCGGGACCTCACGAAGCGGTACGGCGACGTCGTCGCCAACGACGGGCTGTCGTTCAGCGTCGAGGCGGGCGAGGTGTTCGGCTTCCTGGGGCCCAACGGCGCCGGCAAGACGACCTGCATCAGGACGCTACTGGGGTTCCAGTCGCCGACCGCCGGGACCGCGACGGTGCTCGGGGCCGACGTCCGCGACGCCGAAGCGCTCCGCCAGGCGCGGGCGGACGTGGGCTACCTCCCCGCCCGTCCCAGTTTCGACGAGGACGTCACCGGCGAGGCCTTCCTCGACTACCAGACCGCGCTCAAGGGCGACCAGCGGCGTTCCGAACTCCTCGAACTGTTCGATCCCCCGCTGGAACGGACGATACGGGGGTACTCGAGCGGGAACGCACAGATGCTCGCCATCGTCCAGGCGTTCATGCACGACCCGGACCTCGTGATACTGGACGAGCCCACGTCCGGCCTGGACCCGCTGAAGCAGGAACGGTTCCACGAGTTCGTCCGCCGGGAGCGCGACGACGGCGTCACCGTCTTCTTCTCCTCGCACGTGCTGGGCGAGGTTCGGCGGGTCTGCGACCGCGTCGGGATCATCCGCGGCGGGAGCCTCGCCGCCCTCGAGGACGTCGACAGCCTGCTGCGGCGGGGCGGCAAGCGCGTCCGCGTCCGGACGGCCGACTCGCTCGACGCGGCGGCGCTCGACCTGCCCGGCGTGGTCGACCTCGAACGCGTCGGTCAGCGGGCGCAGTTCACCTTTACCGGGGACTACAATGACCTGCTCGACCACCTCGCGGCGTTCGACGTCGTGGACCTCGACGTCGAGGAGCCCCCGCTTGAGGACGTGTTCATGCACTTCTACGGCGAGCGAGCGGCAGACGGCGCGACCGAGGACGGCGCGGTCGGTCGCGAACGGACCGAGGGACGCGACGGCGAGCGAAGCGCCGGCGGTCCCCCCGCGGAGGGCGGCGATGTTTGA
- a CDS encoding universal stress protein, with translation MVEYDDVLLPTDGSTGTYETIDHAVTLAGTHDATLHALYVIDRRRYRAADKDTQDEVIQSLEEEGERALDDVAVRARDAGVDVVTEQRDGIPYREIQEYAAEADIDVLTMGTHGQTGRDRVATLGSVTERVLKGVEVPVLVVNID, from the coding sequence ATGGTAGAGTACGACGACGTCCTCCTCCCGACGGACGGCAGCACCGGCACCTACGAGACGATCGACCACGCCGTGACGCTGGCGGGGACCCACGACGCCACGCTGCACGCGCTGTACGTGATCGACCGCAGGCGCTACCGCGCCGCCGACAAGGACACGCAGGACGAGGTGATCCAGTCCCTCGAAGAGGAAGGCGAACGCGCGCTTGACGACGTGGCAGTCAGGGCCAGGGACGCCGGCGTCGACGTCGTCACCGAGCAGCGGGACGGCATCCCCTACCGCGAGATCCAGGAGTACGCGGCCGAGGCCGACATCGACGTCCTGACGATGGGCACCCACGGACAGACCGGGCGCGACCGCGTCGCCACGCTCGGGAGCGTGACCGAGCGCGTACTCAAGGGGGTCGAGGTTCCCGTGCTGGTCGTCAACATCGACTAG
- a CDS encoding dipeptide epimerase: MNLAVERHSLAAADPFGIARGTTDAADVVAVELSREGTTGVGGVAPTSYYGGSGDAVEATIEDLRPTIEACDDPHADQRLAVELAERAPGDPVARSAVSTALADLAARDLGVPCYRQWGLDPDAAPPTSFTVGIDDPDRMREKAAAAVDEGYPILKVKVGTDDDRARVRAVREAAPVATLRVDANGAWDATEAVENARWLADEGVQFLEQPVPREDLEGLRRVHEDAPIPICADESFVTAADAPRVADACDLVTVKLIKTGGLRAAREAIAAAHACELDVMVGCMLESNVSIAPACHLAPLAEYADLDGALLLAEDPYRGVPMSEGRIDLRAVDRGSGARQTT; this comes from the coding sequence GTGAACCTCGCCGTCGAGCGCCACTCCCTCGCCGCGGCGGACCCGTTCGGCATCGCCCGCGGGACCACCGACGCCGCCGACGTGGTCGCGGTCGAACTGAGCCGCGAAGGCACCACCGGCGTCGGCGGGGTCGCGCCCACGAGCTACTACGGCGGCAGCGGGGACGCGGTCGAAGCGACCATCGAGGACCTCCGCCCCACCATCGAGGCCTGCGACGACCCCCACGCCGACCAGCGCCTCGCCGTCGAACTGGCCGAGCGAGCCCCCGGCGACCCCGTCGCCCGCTCGGCCGTCTCGACGGCGCTGGCGGACCTCGCCGCCCGTGACCTGGGCGTCCCCTGCTACCGCCAGTGGGGGCTCGACCCCGACGCCGCGCCGCCCACCTCCTTCACCGTCGGCATCGACGACCCCGACCGAATGCGTGAGAAGGCCGCCGCGGCCGTCGACGAGGGGTATCCGATCCTGAAGGTCAAGGTCGGGACCGACGACGACCGGGCGCGCGTCCGCGCCGTGCGCGAGGCCGCACCCGTCGCGACCCTCCGGGTGGACGCCAACGGCGCCTGGGACGCCACCGAGGCCGTCGAGAACGCCCGCTGGCTGGCCGACGAAGGCGTCCAGTTCCTCGAACAGCCCGTCCCCAGAGAGGATCTAGAGGGGCTCCGGCGGGTCCACGAGGACGCACCCATCCCGATCTGCGCCGACGAATCGTTCGTCACCGCCGCGGACGCTCCCCGCGTCGCCGACGCCTGCGACCTCGTGACGGTCAAGCTGATCAAGACCGGCGGGCTGCGGGCCGCCCGCGAGGCCATCGCCGCCGCCCACGCCTGCGAACTGGACGTGATGGTCGGGTGTATGCTGGAGTCGAACGTCTCCATCGCGCCCGCCTGCCACCTCGCGCCGCTGGCCGAGTACGCGGACCTCGACGGCGCCCTCCTGCTGGCCGAGGATCCCTACCGCGGCGTTCCGATGTCCGAGGGCCGGATCGACCTGCGCGCCGTCGACCGGGGCAGCGGAGCGCGACAGACAACGTGA
- a CDS encoding RNA-guided endonuclease InsQ/TnpB family protein, translating to MKRTNTFVVRPLSESGKQLLGDLLDASAALWNEVNYERLMRYNGEDGYEGEDVWDADTGRLEGKYKAVLGTSTAQQVIRTNTEAWRGFFRLKEQYHDPGNTSVTEHPDPPGFRGNQDDGRQLRTVIRNDAYTVDWGERSRLEMLVGKELKEKYGLGRRERLRLEICGDPNWPEYEDQGRLDLWYDDVDGTFRASQPVTVSDDARETPLASEKAALDIGANNIVACTTTTGQQYLYVGRELFERFRNTTRHIADLQSALEDARCSSERIRRLYRKRTRRRDHAQEALCRDILERLHEVGVDTVYVGGLTDVLERHWSVETNAKTHNFWAFKQFTERLVCTAEEYGISVEVRSEAWTSQECPHCGSTERTTRHQETLTCPCGFEGHADLTASETFLDRQTDEPVRPMARPVRFEWDDHTWSASPRSHCPKEQRTDLSTVHHDGNIASGES from the coding sequence ATGAAGCGTACCAACACGTTCGTCGTCCGACCGCTCTCCGAGTCCGGAAAGCAACTGCTGGGGGACTTGTTGGACGCTTCCGCCGCTCTCTGGAACGAAGTCAACTACGAGCGCCTCATGCGGTACAACGGCGAAGACGGCTACGAGGGTGAGGACGTGTGGGACGCTGATACCGGCCGTCTGGAAGGCAAATATAAGGCCGTTCTCGGTACCTCCACCGCTCAACAGGTGATTCGGACAAACACCGAAGCGTGGCGTGGGTTCTTCCGGTTGAAAGAGCAATACCACGACCCCGGGAACACGTCTGTCACGGAGCACCCGGACCCGCCAGGCTTCCGTGGTAATCAGGACGATGGCCGGCAACTCCGTACCGTCATTCGCAACGATGCATACACCGTCGACTGGGGTGAGCGTTCTCGGCTTGAGATGCTGGTCGGCAAAGAACTGAAAGAGAAGTACGGACTCGGCCGTCGAGAACGACTACGGCTAGAAATCTGTGGCGATCCCAACTGGCCCGAGTACGAGGATCAGGGCCGGTTAGACCTGTGGTACGACGACGTCGACGGCACCTTCAGAGCTTCACAACCCGTGACTGTTTCTGATGATGCGCGGGAGACTCCACTGGCTTCCGAGAAAGCCGCTCTGGACATCGGTGCGAACAACATCGTCGCCTGTACCACCACGACCGGCCAGCAATACCTGTACGTAGGCCGCGAGTTGTTCGAGCGATTCCGCAACACGACACGCCACATTGCCGACTTACAGTCCGCGCTAGAAGACGCTCGGTGCAGTAGCGAGCGTATTCGACGACTATATCGGAAACGGACACGTCGCCGCGATCACGCCCAAGAAGCACTGTGTCGTGACATTCTAGAACGACTACACGAGGTCGGTGTTGATACCGTGTACGTTGGTGGTCTGACCGACGTGTTGGAGAGGCACTGGTCAGTCGAGACCAACGCCAAGACCCACAACTTCTGGGCGTTCAAGCAGTTCACAGAGCGACTGGTCTGTACCGCCGAAGAATACGGCATCTCTGTCGAAGTTCGGTCAGAAGCGTGGACAAGTCAGGAGTGCCCGCATTGTGGCTCGACAGAGCGAACGACACGGCATCAGGAGACGCTCACCTGTCCGTGCGGATTCGAAGGACACGCCGACCTAACGGCGTCGGAGACGTTTCTAGATCGGCAGACGGACGAACCAGTCAGGCCGATGGCACGGCCCGTGCGGTTCGAGTGGGACGACCACACCTGGTCGGCGTCACCACGCTCTCACTGTCCCAAAGAACAGCGCACAGACCTTAGTACCGTTCACCACGACGGGAATATTGCCTCTGGGGAGTCGTAG
- a CDS encoding S26 family signal peptidase, with amino-acid sequence MAVPAAVAGPAEPGDVVVFRAERLHGGGLTTHRIVAETDAGYVTKGDANPFTDQDGGEPPVTDGQIVAHALRSGGSVVAVPHLGTAAAAIRETLYALQSGLAAMLGTRAVLGTRGMGLLLFGAGALLLVGTLATEARGGRRRGRTRSPRRTGVVDTRAVAVVLVAAVVVPATAAMLVPGGVHETTLDGDAVAASDAVGDGGTVSWEYELRNRGYVPLAFVLEPTAEGTTVDREVVVVPPGGERSVTVAVDAPPPGQRRVAGVVEHRYLLVLPRSSLLSLHEVHPLAAVAAVDAVLGGAVLAVLARFVGLGLVRVRDETSIGARVRQWLW; translated from the coding sequence GTGGCCGTCCCGGCGGCGGTGGCCGGACCGGCCGAACCGGGCGACGTCGTCGTCTTCCGCGCCGAGCGGCTCCACGGCGGCGGGCTCACGACCCACCGGATCGTCGCGGAGACCGACGCCGGCTACGTCACGAAGGGGGACGCGAACCCGTTCACCGACCAGGACGGCGGCGAGCCACCGGTGACGGACGGACAGATCGTCGCGCACGCGCTCCGGTCCGGGGGGTCGGTGGTCGCCGTCCCGCACCTCGGCACCGCAGCCGCGGCGATCCGGGAGACCCTGTACGCGCTCCAGTCGGGCCTCGCGGCGATGCTGGGGACGCGCGCCGTCCTCGGCACCAGAGGGATGGGCCTGCTGCTGTTCGGCGCCGGGGCCCTGCTGCTGGTCGGGACGCTCGCCACGGAGGCGCGCGGCGGCCGGCGCCGCGGCCGGACCCGGTCGCCGCGCCGCACCGGCGTCGTCGACACGCGAGCGGTGGCCGTCGTGCTGGTGGCGGCCGTCGTGGTCCCGGCCACGGCGGCCATGCTCGTCCCCGGCGGCGTCCACGAGACGACGCTCGACGGCGACGCCGTGGCCGCCAGCGACGCGGTCGGCGACGGCGGGACCGTCAGCTGGGAGTACGAACTGCGCAACCGCGGGTACGTGCCGCTCGCGTTCGTCCTCGAACCGACAGCGGAGGGCACCACCGTCGACCGGGAGGTGGTCGTGGTCCCGCCGGGGGGCGAACGGTCCGTGACTGTCGCGGTAGACGCGCCGCCGCCCGGCCAGCGACGGGTCGCAGGCGTCGTCGAGCACCGGTACCTGCTGGTCCTCCCGCGGTCTTCGCTGCTCTCGCTCCACGAGGTCCACCCGCTCGCCGCGGTGGCCGCCGTCGACGCCGTCCTCGGCGGGGCCGTCCTCGCCGTCCTCGCGCGGTTCGTCGGCCTGGGACTCGTGCGCGTCCGCGACGAGACGTCCATCGGAGCGCGCGTCCGCCAGTGGCTCTGGTGA
- a CDS encoding ABC transporter permease subunit yields MFEVTRYDARRRVRGTAALTVGLSAFALLIVGVYPSIATSGVDFEAYVENLPEAFRSGFGVEAFNTVEGFLAAEFYQFVWVLLLGLYVAYQAGGSVAGDVEDGRLDLVLATPISRSRLLVEKFLAVLTPVVALNLVMPLVVYAGLLAVEESIDFGLLIAVHVLSVPYLLACAAAGLLLSVLVSRGDLAERGALAGVFLLFVVDSVTTETDVEWLGAVSPTRYYDPTEILVRETFDVGGAIVLFAAAFLLFAVGRARFLRRDV; encoded by the coding sequence ATGTTTGAAGTAACCCGGTACGACGCGCGCCGCCGGGTCCGCGGGACGGCCGCGCTGACGGTCGGGCTGAGCGCCTTCGCGCTGCTCATCGTCGGCGTCTACCCCTCGATAGCGACCTCCGGCGTGGATTTCGAGGCGTACGTCGAGAACCTCCCCGAGGCCTTCCGGAGCGGGTTCGGCGTCGAGGCGTTCAACACGGTCGAGGGCTTTCTCGCCGCGGAGTTCTACCAGTTCGTCTGGGTGCTGCTGCTCGGTCTCTACGTCGCCTACCAGGCGGGCGGGAGCGTCGCGGGCGACGTCGAGGACGGTCGGCTCGACCTGGTCCTGGCGACGCCGATCTCGCGGTCGCGACTGCTCGTCGAGAAGTTTCTCGCGGTCCTCACGCCCGTTGTCGCGCTGAACCTCGTGATGCCGCTGGTCGTCTACGCCGGCCTCCTGGCGGTGGAGGAGTCGATCGACTTCGGGCTGTTGATCGCCGTCCACGTCCTGTCGGTGCCCTACCTTCTGGCCTGCGCCGCGGCCGGCCTCTTGCTGTCGGTGCTGGTCTCCCGGGGCGACCTCGCCGAGCGCGGCGCCCTGGCCGGCGTCTTCCTCCTGTTCGTCGTCGATTCGGTCACGACCGAGACAGACGTCGAGTGGCTCGGCGCGGTGAGTCCGACGCGGTACTACGACCCCACCGAGATACTGGTCCGCGAGACGTTCGACGTCGGGGGCGCGATCGTGCTGTTCGCCGCCGCGTTCCTCCTGTTCGCCGTCGGCCGCGCCCGGTTTCTCCGGCGGGACGTCTGA
- a CDS encoding DUF5305 domain-containing protein, translating into MPDGEDLPTETRVRYRLSSYYGVVLAACLVVAALGGVAAYQAHAGPDTTTEERVVGEWTAEGEFDHRATAQRDAVAFEEGEVLRNRSLYFTSVTPVLNGTYNYTHAGDVPPANVTIDLRLVLRAVDATEEETTEYWRVEEPLASTERRVASRATLPVSFSVDVTDLANRTARVDRELEASVGRTQVLVVAETRAETTLADEPVVDKRTDRLSIRPRRNTYEVSTDRQSPLEQTAREAVTVPVDPDPLRAWGGLLLALVGLAGAGGFAALERRDQLTVSPAVRAAVERREERAEFDEWVSRGRVPPASDERVVELDSLADLVDVAIDSDRRVIEDDDGPFVVLDGDTRYVYDPGDPDHAAEPESAAEPDDGDATDAVSASDVASGASLGTDEADRADADADQDEATDPADAGTATDLDGSPVDPAVHPIPSLDPRLTAAAGDVPSPVVASTDSGQNGGGEDGDPEFDVLAADLRALEADLAATTKRADDAPTGSENGASGEESADGAPDDADAASGVNGETREEGDASESDPAGDGIDATGDGTDGETGDEAGSADAERDGGDPAAE; encoded by the coding sequence ATGCCGGACGGTGAGGACCTCCCGACCGAGACGCGCGTTCGCTACCGCCTCTCGTCGTACTACGGGGTCGTTCTCGCCGCCTGTCTCGTGGTCGCGGCGCTCGGCGGCGTCGCGGCCTATCAGGCGCACGCGGGCCCGGACACGACCACGGAGGAGCGCGTCGTCGGCGAGTGGACCGCGGAAGGCGAGTTCGACCACCGGGCGACGGCGCAGCGAGACGCCGTGGCCTTCGAGGAGGGAGAAGTCCTGCGGAACCGGTCGCTGTACTTCACGAGCGTCACGCCCGTTCTGAACGGGACGTACAACTACACTCACGCCGGGGACGTCCCGCCCGCGAACGTGACGATCGACCTGCGGCTGGTACTGCGCGCCGTCGACGCGACGGAGGAGGAGACCACGGAGTACTGGCGCGTTGAGGAGCCGCTGGCCAGCACCGAGCGCCGCGTCGCCTCCCGGGCGACACTCCCGGTGTCGTTCTCGGTCGACGTCACGGACCTCGCCAACCGCACGGCCCGCGTCGACCGGGAGCTGGAGGCCTCCGTGGGGCGGACGCAGGTCCTCGTCGTCGCCGAGACGCGGGCGGAGACGACCCTCGCGGACGAGCCCGTCGTCGACAAGCGAACGGACCGGCTGTCGATCCGCCCCCGGCGCAACACCTACGAGGTCTCCACCGACCGCCAGTCGCCCCTCGAGCAGACGGCGCGGGAGGCGGTGACGGTCCCCGTCGATCCCGACCCGCTGCGGGCCTGGGGCGGGCTCCTGCTGGCGCTGGTCGGCCTGGCTGGCGCCGGCGGGTTCGCGGCGCTGGAGCGCCGTGACCAGCTGACCGTCTCGCCGGCGGTCCGGGCGGCCGTCGAGCGCAGGGAGGAGCGCGCGGAGTTCGACGAGTGGGTCTCCCGCGGCCGCGTGCCGCCCGCGTCCGACGAGCGGGTGGTCGAACTGGACTCGCTGGCGGACCTGGTCGACGTGGCCATCGACTCGGATCGGCGCGTGATCGAGGACGACGACGGACCGTTCGTCGTCCTCGACGGCGACACGCGGTACGTCTACGACCCGGGGGACCCGGACCACGCCGCGGAACCGGAGTCCGCGGCGGAACCCGACGACGGGGACGCGACCGACGCGGTCTCGGCGTCAGACGTGGCCTCGGGCGCGTCGCTGGGCACCGACGAAGCCGACCGTGCCGACGCGGACGCCGACCAAGACGAGGCCACCGACCCAGCGGACGCGGGGACCGCCACCGACCTCGACGGGAGCCCCGTCGACCCCGCCGTCCACCCGATCCCGTCGCTGGACCCGCGGCTGACGGCGGCCGCGGGCGACGTCCCCTCGCCGGTCGTGGCGTCGACCGACAGCGGTCAGAACGGGGGCGGCGAGGACGGTGACCCGGAGTTCGACGTCCTGGCGGCCGATCTCCGGGCGCTCGAGGCGGACCTGGCGGCGACGACGAAGCGGGCTGACGACGCCCCGACGGGGAGCGAGAACGGCGCGTCGGGCGAGGAGAGCGCGGACGGTGCCCCTGACGACGCCGACGCCGCGAGCGGCGTGAACGGCGAGACCCGCGAGGAAGGCGACGCCAGCGAGAGCGATCCGGCGGGTGACGGCATCGACGCGACTGGCGATGGGACTGACGGAGAAACCGGAGACGAGGCCGGGAGCGCCGACGCGGAGCGCGACGGCGGCGACCCCGCGGCCGAGTGA
- the thrS gene encoding threonine--tRNA ligase — translation MSTVTVTLPDGSTLEVEAGATVEDVAYEIGPGLGSDTVAGVVDGELVDKHTPLREDVEIEIVTPSADKYLDVLRHSAAHVFAQALQRLHPEAELTLGPWTDDGFYYDVTGVDLDEDDLEAIEQEAESIIEADLEIERVLLDRDEAFERYEDNPYKQEILDTEAAGEDPVSFYEQGEFYDLCQGPHVESTGEIGGFALLEISASYWRGDEDNDTLTRVYGTAFPSEDDLEEYLERRRKAKERDHRKIGREMDLFSVPDHSPGCAHFHPNGMRIRRELEEYVRAKNDELGYEEVWTPELNKAELWKPTGHYDAFKEDGEMFAWEQDETEYGLKPMNCANHAYIYGDETRSYRDLPVRFSEFGTVYRNEQSGELSGLLRVRGFTQDDGHAFVRPDQIEDEIVNTLSVVQDIYGHFGLEVIYKLETQGDDAVGSDEIWDEATDALRSALESEGLEYEVEEGEAAFYGPKIGLNAKDALGREWTIGTVQLDFNIPERLDLTYVGEDNEEHRPVMVHRALLGSFERFMGVLIEHFNGNFPPWLAPEQVRILPVSDDNIPYCEQLREELSDFRVEIEERSWTVGKKIQQAHDDRVPYMLIIGDDEEDAEVVSVRDRKERERKDVQLADFREHLETEIEQKRTDVTFLV, via the coding sequence ATGAGCACGGTCACGGTCACGCTGCCGGACGGCTCCACCCTCGAGGTCGAGGCGGGAGCCACCGTCGAGGACGTCGCGTACGAGATCGGTCCCGGCCTCGGGAGCGACACGGTCGCCGGCGTCGTCGACGGGGAACTCGTCGACAAGCATACGCCCCTCCGCGAGGACGTGGAGATCGAGATCGTGACACCGAGCGCCGACAAGTACCTCGACGTCCTCCGGCACTCGGCGGCCCACGTCTTCGCGCAGGCCCTCCAGCGGCTCCACCCCGAGGCGGAGCTGACGCTGGGGCCGTGGACCGACGACGGCTTCTACTACGACGTGACCGGCGTCGACCTCGACGAGGACGACCTCGAGGCAATCGAGCAGGAGGCCGAGTCCATCATCGAGGCGGACCTGGAGATCGAGCGCGTCCTGCTGGACCGCGATGAGGCCTTCGAGCGCTACGAGGACAATCCCTACAAGCAGGAGATCCTCGACACCGAGGCCGCCGGCGAGGACCCCGTCTCCTTCTACGAGCAGGGCGAGTTCTACGACCTCTGTCAGGGGCCCCACGTCGAGTCGACCGGCGAGATCGGCGGGTTCGCGCTGCTGGAGATCTCCGCCTCCTACTGGCGCGGCGACGAGGACAACGACACGCTGACCCGCGTCTACGGCACCGCCTTCCCCAGCGAGGACGACCTCGAAGAGTACCTCGAGCGCCGCCGGAAGGCCAAGGAACGGGACCACCGGAAGATCGGCCGGGAGATGGACCTCTTCTCCGTTCCCGACCACTCGCCGGGCTGCGCGCACTTCCACCCCAACGGGATGCGGATCCGCCGGGAACTGGAGGAGTACGTCCGCGCCAAGAACGACGAGCTCGGCTACGAGGAGGTCTGGACGCCCGAACTCAACAAGGCCGAGCTGTGGAAGCCCACCGGCCACTACGACGCGTTCAAGGAGGACGGCGAGATGTTCGCCTGGGAGCAGGACGAGACCGAGTACGGGCTCAAGCCCATGAACTGCGCCAACCACGCGTACATCTACGGCGACGAGACCCGCTCCTACCGGGACCTGCCGGTGCGCTTCTCCGAGTTCGGCACCGTCTACCGCAACGAGCAGTCCGGCGAGCTATCGGGCCTCCTGCGCGTGCGCGGGTTCACTCAGGACGACGGCCACGCCTTCGTCCGCCCCGACCAGATCGAGGACGAGATCGTGAACACCCTCTCGGTCGTCCAGGACATCTACGGCCACTTCGGCCTCGAGGTCATCTACAAGCTGGAGACCCAGGGCGACGACGCCGTCGGGAGCGACGAGATCTGGGACGAGGCCACCGACGCGCTGCGGTCGGCGCTGGAGTCCGAGGGCCTGGAGTACGAGGTCGAGGAGGGCGAGGCCGCCTTCTACGGGCCGAAGATCGGCCTGAACGCCAAGGACGCGCTCGGCCGCGAGTGGACCATCGGCACCGTCCAGCTGGACTTCAACATCCCCGAGCGCCTGGACCTGACCTACGTCGGCGAGGACAACGAGGAGCACCGCCCGGTCATGGTCCACCGCGCCCTGCTGGGCTCGTTCGAGCGGTTCATGGGCGTCCTCATCGAGCACTTCAACGGCAATTTCCCGCCGTGGCTCGCGCCCGAGCAGGTCCGCATCCTCCCCGTCTCCGACGACAACATCCCCTACTGCGAGCAGCTGCGGGAGGAGCTGTCCGACTTCCGCGTCGAGATCGAGGAGCGCTCCTGGACGGTCGGCAAGAAGATCCAGCAGGCCCACGACGACCGCGTCCCCTACATGCTGATCATCGGCGACGACGAGGAGGACGCGGAGGTCGTCTCCGTCCGCGACCGCAAGGAGCGCGAGCGGAAGGACGTCCAGCTCGCCGACTTCCGCGAGCACCTCGAGACCGAGATCGAGCAGAAGCGCACCGACGTCACCTTCCTGGTCTGA
- a CDS encoding gamma carbonic anhydrase family protein → MDSREYAFEGTEPDLHGYAHVSREATLVGDVSVGANANVWPGVVLRGDVGPVEIGRESAIGDNAVLHASTVGERALVGHGAILNDATVEDGALVGFNSTVSDATIGAGSIVAMGTVVPPGYEVPPESFVRGTPAAVTPLAETDIDAEAVFEAFSSGDYANLADRHEDLFE, encoded by the coding sequence ATGGACAGCCGCGAGTACGCGTTCGAGGGGACGGAACCGGACCTGCACGGCTACGCCCACGTGAGCCGGGAGGCGACGCTCGTGGGCGACGTCAGCGTCGGCGCCAACGCGAACGTCTGGCCGGGCGTCGTCCTCCGCGGCGACGTCGGGCCGGTCGAGATCGGTCGCGAGAGCGCGATCGGCGACAACGCCGTCCTGCACGCCTCGACCGTCGGCGAGCGGGCGCTGGTCGGCCACGGCGCGATCCTCAACGACGCGACCGTCGAGGACGGCGCCCTGGTGGGCTTCAACTCGACGGTCAGCGACGCGACCATCGGTGCCGGCTCCATCGTCGCGATGGGAACCGTCGTCCCGCCCGGGTACGAGGTCCCGCCGGAGTCGTTCGTCCGGGGGACGCCGGCCGCGGTGACGCCGCTCGCCGAGACCGACATCGACGCCGAAGCCGTCTTCGAGGCGTTCTCGTCGGGCGACTACGCCAACCTGGCCGACCGCCACGAGGACCTGTTCGAATGA
- a CDS encoding HTH domain-containing protein: MSGSDGAGTRVELYVRSLSATGPRGGRSGLVKRLGALEAEGRIDEFEVRVWGRRAPASREAARTTPGAAVHERLAAFREWADDNDLSLAPAVDERAVDSLVGDRSRSVELPAALLAEYDDGDLTCVTPHADGGTVRTVPERIERIGDGRRGSYAAVEYPEPGALREPVPGAGE, from the coding sequence ATGTCCGGGAGCGACGGCGCGGGGACTCGGGTCGAACTGTACGTCAGGTCGCTGTCAGCAACTGGGCCGCGCGGCGGCCGCAGCGGCCTCGTCAAGCGCCTCGGCGCCCTGGAGGCCGAGGGCCGGATCGACGAGTTCGAGGTCCGCGTGTGGGGACGGCGGGCGCCGGCCTCGCGCGAGGCCGCACGGACCACGCCCGGAGCGGCCGTCCACGAGCGACTGGCCGCCTTCCGCGAGTGGGCAGACGACAACGACCTCTCGCTGGCGCCCGCCGTCGACGAGCGCGCGGTGGATTCGCTGGTCGGCGACCGGTCCCGCTCCGTCGAACTGCCCGCCGCCCTACTGGCGGAGTACGACGACGGCGACCTGACCTGCGTGACGCCTCACGCCGACGGGGGGACGGTGCGGACGGTCCCCGAGCGGATCGAGCGCATCGGCGACGGCCGCCGGGGATCCTACGCCGCGGTCGAGTACCCCGAACCGGGCGCGCTCCGGGAACCCGTTCCCGGCGCGGGCGAGTGA